A window of the Vibrio pomeroyi genome harbors these coding sequences:
- a CDS encoding sodium-dependent transporter, whose translation MATSNTTTTPRDTWGSKLGFVMAAAGSAVGLGNIWKFPYTAGESGGGAFVAIYLFFVIFIGFSVMLTEFAIGRHTQKSAVGAFKTTDRRWTFAGVIGVVSGLLIMGFYPVVGGWSIAYIGKIAGGLLDAPEAIGDSFGGFISNPVQPLMWMGAYLLLNIVIVMKGISGGIEKAGKILMPLLFIILIVVSIKGIMLPGAMAGLEFLFSPDFSKVDSGVILAALGQAFFSLSLGMGCMLTYGSYLKKKENLVQTTAMVTAMDTGVAILAGVAMFPAMFAFGMEPAAGPGLVFVVVPQLFAEMGGVVGLLFALMFFVGLSVAALTSSVSLLEVVVSYLIDEKGMKRVTAVLSASVVMAILCIFASLSLGGFGPTLFGTGAFDIFDLLTDKIFLAVGGMLVCIFAGWRLNRADLEKEITNDGEVSFPLFGLWYTLVKYIIPVAIAIVAFMGISSGFDSGKGAIMLLGIGIIAGSALISKKL comes from the coding sequence GTGGCTACTAGTAATACAACCACAACACCCCGCGATACCTGGGGTTCGAAGTTAGGATTCGTAATGGCTGCAGCAGGTTCTGCTGTTGGCTTAGGTAACATTTGGAAATTCCCATACACAGCAGGCGAGAGTGGCGGTGGTGCATTCGTTGCAATTTACCTGTTTTTCGTAATCTTCATTGGTTTCAGTGTCATGCTGACTGAATTTGCTATTGGCCGTCATACGCAAAAATCAGCAGTAGGTGCATTCAAAACAACTGACCGTCGTTGGACGTTCGCTGGTGTTATCGGCGTAGTGAGTGGTCTACTTATCATGGGTTTCTACCCTGTAGTAGGTGGCTGGTCTATCGCATACATCGGTAAAATTGCTGGAGGTCTACTAGACGCACCTGAAGCAATTGGTGACAGCTTCGGTGGCTTTATCTCAAACCCAGTTCAACCACTTATGTGGATGGGCGCATACCTACTACTTAACATTGTTATTGTTATGAAGGGTATTTCTGGCGGTATTGAGAAAGCGGGTAAGATTCTGATGCCACTTCTTTTCATCATCCTTATCGTGGTATCAATCAAAGGCATCATGCTTCCGGGCGCGATGGCTGGTCTTGAATTCCTATTCAGCCCTGACTTCTCTAAAGTAGACAGCGGTGTAATCCTAGCTGCACTAGGTCAAGCATTCTTCTCACTATCTCTTGGTATGGGTTGTATGTTGACTTACGGTTCTTACCTTAAGAAGAAAGAGAACCTAGTTCAAACGACAGCTATGGTTACTGCAATGGATACTGGTGTTGCTATCCTAGCTGGTGTTGCAATGTTCCCTGCAATGTTCGCATTCGGTATGGAGCCTGCAGCTGGTCCTGGTCTAGTATTCGTTGTTGTTCCTCAGCTATTCGCTGAAATGGGCGGCGTAGTTGGTCTTCTATTTGCTCTTATGTTCTTCGTTGGTCTAAGTGTTGCGGCACTTACTTCTTCAGTATCTCTACTTGAAGTTGTGGTTTCTTACCTAATCGATGAGAAAGGAATGAAGCGTGTAACAGCTGTACTGTCTGCAAGTGTAGTAATGGCGATTCTATGTATCTTCGCTTCGCTATCACTTGGTGGCTTCGGTCCAACACTGTTCGGTACTGGTGCGTTCGATATCTTCGACCTACTAACTGATAAGATCTTCCTAGCAGTTGGCGGTATGTTGGTATGTATCTTCGCTGGTTGGAGACTAAACCGTGCTGACCTAGAGAAAGAAATCACTAACGACGGTGAAGTATCTTTCCCACTATTTGGTCTATGGTACACACTAGTTAAGTACATCATCCCAGTAGCTATCGCTATCGTAGCGTTCATGGGTATCTCTTCTGGCTTCGACAGCGGTAAAGGTGCAATCATGCTACTAGGTATTGGTATTATTGCTGGCTCTGCGCTTATCTCTAAGAAGCTATAA
- a CDS encoding methyl-accepting chemotaxis protein, whose translation MKLSVRKKLYAGFGSILAVLVTLVGIVWIEVIGAHKSADEIRMDDVPGTVTYLVLIDEAGDVYRDALGAIIQVDNALNDYRSNKNEFAQAIAQAKRLESRGSEDHRRIERIEDLMGRFTQEFEATLVPKINDESELLANIQQLRSLYESNLIPIENLLDQASASERVDTEQSLLTLTDTFTTIERTIMVLSAIAIVFGCVIAYVLSSSITNRLTRVEQVARRVANGDLTAGDIIDDSGDELAELAKSINQMQKSLVDLLGSISSVTHQVQSVTGELSSISQDIVTGASAQADKANLIATAAEELSLTISEVAQQGTSTYEEARRSETSAEDGRNVIVEMVASIQQVSTQMSDMSLQMNTLGSHGEQIGSVIKVIEDIAEQTNLLALNAAIEAARAGEFGRGFAVVADEVRALAERTTKATQEVSGIIQSIQSGTQEAVTYTQDNCRLVEIGVEQSSGAVSALEAIVSGAGNVQSMVNSIATAAEEQTAVTKEIAADITAISDISEQSLQLATRSSENTSGLNAKVAELEALVGKFKLA comes from the coding sequence GTGAAATTGTCAGTGAGAAAGAAACTGTATGCCGGTTTTGGGTCTATATTGGCGGTGCTTGTCACGTTAGTCGGTATTGTATGGATAGAAGTTATTGGGGCTCACAAGAGCGCTGATGAAATCAGAATGGACGATGTACCGGGTACCGTTACCTACCTTGTTCTGATCGATGAGGCTGGGGACGTTTACCGAGATGCACTAGGTGCGATCATTCAGGTCGATAATGCGCTTAATGATTATCGCTCGAATAAGAACGAATTTGCTCAAGCCATCGCGCAAGCAAAGCGTTTAGAAAGCAGAGGCTCTGAAGATCATCGCCGTATTGAGCGAATTGAAGATCTCATGGGACGTTTCACTCAAGAGTTTGAAGCGACACTTGTACCTAAGATCAATGATGAATCTGAGCTACTAGCCAACATTCAACAGCTACGTTCTCTGTACGAGAGCAACTTGATCCCAATTGAAAACTTGCTTGATCAAGCGTCAGCAAGTGAGCGTGTAGATACAGAGCAATCATTGCTTACGCTAACCGATACGTTTACTACCATAGAGCGCACCATCATGGTGTTGTCTGCGATTGCGATCGTATTTGGTTGTGTAATTGCATATGTGTTGTCTAGCTCGATCACCAACCGTTTGACTCGTGTTGAACAAGTAGCACGACGTGTAGCAAATGGTGACCTAACGGCTGGTGACATTATTGATGATTCTGGCGATGAACTGGCTGAACTGGCTAAGTCGATTAACCAGATGCAGAAATCATTGGTCGACCTACTGGGTTCTATCTCTTCTGTGACTCACCAAGTTCAATCTGTGACTGGCGAGCTATCGTCAATCAGCCAAGACATCGTGACGGGTGCGTCAGCTCAAGCTGACAAAGCAAACCTGATAGCAACGGCTGCAGAAGAGCTAAGCTTGACCATTTCTGAAGTGGCTCAACAAGGTACTTCGACTTATGAAGAAGCGCGCCGCTCTGAAACTTCGGCAGAAGATGGCCGTAACGTGATTGTTGAGATGGTAGCGAGTATTCAACAAGTGTCGACTCAAATGAGCGATATGTCGTTGCAAATGAATACTCTGGGTTCTCACGGTGAGCAGATTGGTAGCGTTATCAAGGTAATCGAAGACATTGCTGAGCAAACTAACCTACTAGCTCTTAATGCTGCAATTGAAGCGGCTCGTGCGGGGGAGTTCGGACGCGGTTTTGCTGTGGTTGCTGATGAAGTACGCGCGTTAGCGGAGAGAACGACCAAAGCGACGCAAGAAGTGTCTGGCATCATTCAATCTATTCAGTCAGGTACTCAAGAGGCGGTGACTTACACCCAAGATAACTGCCGTTTGGTGGAGATTGGTGTCGAGCAAAGCTCAGGTGCTGTTTCGGCGCTAGAAGCGATTGTAAGCGGTGCGGGTAATGTACAAAGTATGGTTAACTCTATCGCGACTGCGGCAGAAGAACAGACTGCAGTGACTAAAGAGATTGCCGCAGATATTACGGCGATCAGTGATATCTCTGAGCAGTCTTTGCAACTGGCGACACGCAGTTCTGAAAACACTTCAGGTTTGAATGCTAAGGTTGCTGAGCTAGAAGCTCTGGTTGGTAAGTTCAAGCTTGCTTAG
- a CDS encoding TIGR01621 family pseudouridine synthase, whose product MFDILLNHSDFLLINKHPGVSVHKDDGDTMLLQEVAKAINEPKLYLVHRLDKMTSGILLLAKNSSAASELSQLFAKREVEKYYLAIGSKKPKKKQGLISGDMERSRRSSWKLLTSKENPAITQFLSATAEPGERLLLCKPYTGRTHQIRVAMKSIGSAIVGDPIYNPSSEADRGYLHAFVIRFTYQSQAYEYVCDPRSLDSLGEKWHQETVSNGLDSWLEPWSLTWPKLNTK is encoded by the coding sequence ATGTTCGATATTCTTCTGAACCACTCTGATTTTTTACTTATCAATAAGCACCCCGGTGTCAGCGTCCACAAAGACGATGGCGATACCATGTTGCTTCAAGAAGTGGCTAAGGCAATCAATGAGCCTAAGCTGTATCTCGTTCATCGCCTTGATAAAATGACCTCAGGCATTCTGCTGCTAGCAAAGAACTCTTCAGCGGCGAGTGAGCTTTCACAGCTTTTCGCAAAGCGTGAGGTGGAGAAGTACTACCTTGCGATTGGCTCTAAGAAGCCGAAGAAAAAGCAGGGTTTGATTTCTGGAGATATGGAGCGTTCACGACGCTCTAGCTGGAAGCTACTGACTAGTAAAGAAAACCCAGCGATTACCCAATTTTTATCAGCAACGGCTGAACCCGGTGAGCGCCTACTGTTATGTAAACCCTATACGGGGCGAACTCACCAGATCCGTGTCGCGATGAAGTCGATCGGTTCCGCTATTGTTGGTGACCCTATTTACAATCCATCGAGTGAGGCAGACAGAGGTTATCTGCATGCCTTCGTGATTCGATTTACCTATCAATCACAAGCCTACGAATATGTCTGCGACCCAAGGAGCTTAGACTCTTTAGGAGAGAAGTGGCATCAAGAAACCGTCTCTAACGGTTTGGACAGTTGGCTTGAACCTTGGTCATTAACTTGGCCAAAGCTAAACACTAAGTGA
- a CDS encoding class I SAM-dependent methyltransferase, with product MEASALPLFFSHIEQQLNEVPNELRRIFHGRGKFWPGLEQLTCDWVDGQLLVNVFKEVDDEFLSSLKAGLVDLTNKDIWQAKQGTSIVLQHRYADGAPSEVLWGELNDSPVVVEHGLKYQLDIGRNQNFGLFLDMRNGRQWVQDNAKGKNVLNLFAYTCGFSVAAIAGGARQCMNVDMSRGSLNKGRDNHRLNDHDMRSVNFLGYDIFKSWGKIKKGGPYELVIIDPPSFQKGSFALTKDYKKILRRLPELLTEGGEVIACVNSPAVSPNFLIETMAEEAPNVEFIERLDNPPEFVDVDLDSSLKVLRFKIIASADA from the coding sequence ATGGAAGCATCAGCTTTACCTCTGTTTTTTAGTCATATTGAACAGCAACTTAATGAAGTACCAAATGAACTGCGCCGTATCTTTCACGGTCGTGGTAAGTTTTGGCCAGGTCTAGAGCAACTGACATGTGACTGGGTTGATGGGCAGCTACTGGTTAACGTATTCAAAGAAGTAGACGATGAGTTCTTGTCATCTCTTAAAGCTGGATTGGTTGACTTGACCAATAAAGACATCTGGCAAGCAAAGCAGGGCACAAGTATTGTTCTGCAACACCGTTATGCCGATGGTGCGCCTTCAGAAGTGCTGTGGGGCGAGCTAAACGACTCTCCAGTCGTGGTTGAGCACGGTCTTAAATATCAGCTCGACATTGGCCGTAATCAAAACTTCGGTTTGTTCCTAGACATGCGTAATGGTCGTCAGTGGGTACAAGATAATGCCAAGGGTAAGAATGTTCTTAACTTGTTCGCATACACATGTGGCTTCTCTGTCGCAGCTATCGCTGGTGGCGCTCGTCAGTGCATGAACGTGGATATGTCGCGTGGCTCGCTAAACAAAGGCCGCGATAATCACCGTTTGAATGACCACGACATGCGCTCGGTTAACTTCCTTGGTTACGATATTTTTAAGTCGTGGGGCAAAATCAAGAAAGGTGGCCCTTACGAGTTAGTTATTATCGATCCGCCTTCGTTCCAAAAAGGCAGTTTCGCACTAACTAAAGACTACAAAAAGATCTTACGTCGATTACCTGAGCTTCTAACAGAAGGTGGTGAAGTGATCGCGTGTGTTAACTCACCAGCGGTTTCTCCTAATTTCCTTATCGAAACGATGGCAGAAGAAGCGCCAAACGTTGAGTTTATTGAACGCCTAGATAACCCGCCTGAGTTTGTCGATGTCGATCTTGATTCAAGCTTGAAGGTGCTGAGGTTTAAAATTATTGCTTCTGCTGACGCTTAA
- a CDS encoding CDP-alcohol phosphatidyltransferase family protein: MLDKYSIKVIKWPLNQSAKVLNQIGITANQTTLFGFLVGCLAFPALAFQQYEWALGFIVFNRVCDGLDGALARIQGISDAGGFLDISLDFLFYSLIPFGFVIANPEHNAIAGAFLIFSFIGTGSSFLAFAVMAGKRGIENPVYKHKSLYYMSGLTEGTETIACFIAFCIWPQHFAVIAYTFGAACWLTTFMRIYFGFQTLKTQQES, from the coding sequence ATGCTGGATAAGTACTCTATCAAAGTCATAAAGTGGCCGTTAAACCAATCAGCTAAAGTATTGAATCAAATCGGTATCACAGCGAACCAAACCACCCTGTTCGGATTTTTAGTCGGCTGTTTAGCGTTTCCTGCGTTAGCATTTCAACAATATGAGTGGGCGTTAGGCTTCATTGTATTCAACAGAGTTTGCGATGGGCTTGATGGCGCTTTGGCTCGAATCCAAGGCATTAGCGATGCGGGCGGCTTCCTCGATATCAGCCTGGATTTCCTTTTCTATTCGTTAATTCCTTTTGGCTTCGTGATTGCGAACCCTGAACATAACGCTATTGCGGGTGCATTTTTGATCTTCTCTTTTATCGGCACAGGCAGCAGCTTTTTAGCGTTTGCGGTGATGGCAGGCAAACGAGGAATCGAGAACCCAGTCTATAAACATAAGTCGCTCTACTACATGTCTGGGTTAACTGAGGGCACAGAGACCATCGCCTGTTTCATTGCTTTTTGTATTTGGCCACAACACTTTGCAGTTATTGCTTACACCTTTGGTGCGGCATGTTGGCTGACTACGTTTATGCGAATTTATTTCGGGTTCCAGACCCTCAAGACTCAGCAAGAGAGTTAG
- a CDS encoding ATP-binding cassette domain-containing protein, whose translation MSLYLNDLAIHKNDGESLFSALNVTLESGQVLALMGPSGCGKSTLLDAVAGHLNEEFSYSGSVVLNDIQLDELPSHQREVGILFQDDLLFPHLKVWENLAFSLPNSVKGSARQQQAMAALKDIELTHLAESFPDQISGGQRARISLTRMLLAKPKLALLDEPFSKLDQELRAQFRDWVFEQLTKANIPTLMVTHDEADVPQGAQVLSWPWRSHHAG comes from the coding sequence ATGAGTCTGTACCTCAACGACCTCGCCATCCATAAGAACGATGGTGAATCGCTGTTTTCAGCGCTAAACGTAACATTAGAATCTGGCCAAGTATTGGCTTTGATGGGGCCGAGCGGCTGCGGAAAATCGACTTTGTTGGATGCCGTTGCGGGGCACCTAAATGAAGAATTTTCCTATTCTGGCAGCGTGGTTTTGAACGATATTCAGCTCGATGAGCTTCCATCACACCAACGTGAAGTCGGTATTCTGTTTCAAGATGACTTGCTGTTCCCTCATCTAAAAGTGTGGGAAAACTTGGCATTCTCATTACCTAACTCTGTTAAAGGCTCAGCTCGCCAGCAACAAGCAATGGCGGCGTTAAAGGATATTGAATTAACTCATTTAGCTGAGTCCTTCCCCGATCAAATCTCAGGCGGCCAACGTGCGAGAATAAGCTTAACTCGCATGTTGTTAGCGAAGCCTAAACTGGCTTTACTCGATGAACCATTCAGTAAGTTAGACCAAGAGCTCAGAGCACAGTTTCGCGACTGGGTGTTTGAGCAGCTGACAAAAGCCAACATCCCTACGCTGATGGTAACGCACGACGAAGCAGATGTGCCTCAAGGAGCGCAAGTACTCTCTTGGCCATGGAGAAGTCATCATGCTGGATAA
- a CDS encoding ABC transporter permease yields MLRALYFVVIAVCIIPTIPGVAGVVASSLSFIPPLGLEEPSLNGFSQVFQWEGAWHSIGLSLSSAIASSYIACFLTFCILQASWGNKFWRKIELTLSPMLAIPHVAFAIGFAFLFSPTGLGARAVHHLLGESATSSELALLVKDPYAFGLITMLALKEVPFLLLMSISILQQIDVERITKVSASLGYSRSQIWWKCIFPQWFTKLRFPMLAVLAYSVSVVDIALIIGPTNPPTFAVLVWQWFNDPDLNLLPRAAAGAIVLFGLASLIIALARLVEWAILKYFRTWQYSGRTGVNLPGKTVFTVLAALSLLIIPLMVIWSVAQRWRFPDFLPSRYSMRFWEFEWDGIMSTIGQSLWIGLIAASVALILALVAHEYRIKYKWQVPGFIIAIPMLIPQLSVLFGMQVTTLYIGSSAYEFWVIWAHVFFAFPFVYLSLDGPWKSFNDGLIKASLSLGKSPSQSWYSIKLPILLPAIAFAWAVGISVSLAQYLPTLMLGAGRISTITTEAVALTSGFDRRVTAIYAIWQALLPLFFFSLAILVSRLQVRYRRLTFKGFLSNESVPQRPRHP; encoded by the coding sequence ATGCTACGCGCTCTATATTTTGTTGTTATAGCTGTGTGCATTATCCCTACGATTCCTGGGGTAGCGGGAGTGGTGGCCTCGTCACTGAGTTTTATCCCGCCCCTAGGTTTAGAGGAGCCCTCTCTCAACGGTTTTAGCCAAGTCTTCCAATGGGAAGGTGCTTGGCACTCCATCGGTTTGAGCCTAAGCTCTGCAATCGCGAGCAGCTACATCGCCTGCTTCCTTACCTTTTGTATTCTTCAAGCCTCTTGGGGAAACAAGTTTTGGAGAAAGATTGAGCTAACGTTATCGCCAATGCTGGCTATTCCACATGTGGCTTTCGCCATTGGCTTTGCTTTTTTATTTAGCCCAACAGGCCTTGGGGCGAGAGCAGTACATCACCTACTCGGTGAATCGGCGACGAGCTCTGAATTGGCTTTGTTGGTCAAAGACCCATACGCTTTCGGCCTCATCACTATGCTGGCACTCAAAGAAGTCCCTTTCTTGTTGCTGATGAGCATATCGATACTTCAACAAATCGATGTCGAACGTATCACTAAGGTGAGTGCTTCACTAGGCTACAGTCGATCTCAGATTTGGTGGAAATGTATTTTCCCACAATGGTTTACCAAGCTTCGTTTCCCAATGCTTGCGGTACTCGCTTACAGCGTATCGGTTGTCGATATTGCTTTGATCATTGGCCCGACTAACCCGCCGACCTTTGCAGTACTAGTATGGCAATGGTTTAACGACCCAGACCTTAATCTATTACCACGAGCAGCAGCCGGAGCCATTGTTCTATTTGGCTTAGCGTCGTTGATCATCGCCTTAGCACGTTTGGTTGAATGGGCAATTCTGAAATACTTTCGAACTTGGCAATATTCAGGCAGAACAGGCGTGAACCTTCCGGGGAAAACCGTCTTTACTGTGCTTGCTGCGTTGTCACTACTTATCATTCCATTGATGGTGATTTGGAGTGTTGCCCAACGTTGGCGTTTCCCTGACTTTCTCCCTAGCCGCTATAGCATGCGTTTCTGGGAGTTTGAGTGGGATGGCATCATGAGTACCATCGGACAAAGCTTATGGATTGGTCTTATTGCCGCTTCGGTGGCTTTGATACTTGCGCTGGTTGCTCACGAATATCGAATCAAATACAAGTGGCAAGTTCCGGGCTTTATTATCGCGATCCCAATGTTGATCCCTCAGCTCTCTGTGTTGTTCGGTATGCAAGTCACCACGCTTTATATCGGCAGCAGCGCTTATGAATTCTGGGTGATTTGGGCACACGTATTCTTCGCCTTTCCATTTGTGTACTTGTCTTTAGACGGGCCTTGGAAAAGCTTCAATGATGGCCTGATAAAAGCGTCACTCAGCTTGGGCAAGTCGCCATCTCAAAGTTGGTACTCCATCAAGCTGCCTATCTTGTTGCCTGCCATTGCCTTCGCTTGGGCGGTTGGGATCAGTGTAAGTTTGGCTCAATACTTACCAACATTAATGCTTGGCGCGGGTCGCATTAGCACAATCACCACAGAAGCTGTTGCGCTAACGAGTGGTTTCGACCGCAGAGTAACCGCTATTTACGCCATTTGGCAGGCCTTATTGCCTCTATTCTTTTTCTCTTTAGCGATATTAGTCAGCCGACTTCAAGTCAGATATCGCCGTCTTACTTTTAAGGGTTTCCTAAGTAATGAGTCTGTACCTCAACGACCTCGCCATCCATAA
- a CDS encoding ABC transporter substrate-binding protein: protein MNKIVSTLGIMATVAYSATIYADEATSTDNWNQIEQQAEGETVYFHAWGGSQEINRYLQWAGKKLQSDYGVTLKHVKVTDIAETTTRLLAEKAAGKNSEGSVDIVWINGENFRSMKDNALLFGPFTESLPNWQYVDKSLPIDVDFSEPTEGLEAPWGVGQLVFIHDQETLHNPPQSFSEMLSYAQAFPNRLSYPRPPEFHGTSFIKSLLIELTNNNPALAQPVSEDNFQAVTAPLWAYLDKFHKVAWRGGKQFPAGTSESIQLLDDGQLDLAITFNPNSVYSAQASGRLAETTKAYALESGALSNIHFLAIPWNANATAGAQVTINFLLSPEAQSRKGDLNVWGDPSVLSSKYLTGSAKNTQQFKSVDEPHPSWQNALEKEWLKRYGN from the coding sequence ATGAACAAGATAGTAAGTACGTTAGGAATCATGGCAACCGTTGCATACAGCGCAACCATTTATGCTGATGAAGCAACATCAACCGACAACTGGAACCAAATTGAACAGCAGGCAGAGGGAGAAACTGTCTACTTTCACGCTTGGGGCGGAAGCCAAGAGATCAATCGTTACCTACAATGGGCAGGCAAGAAGTTACAGAGTGACTACGGTGTTACCTTAAAGCATGTAAAAGTAACCGATATTGCAGAAACCACGACTCGCTTACTTGCAGAAAAAGCAGCAGGCAAGAACAGCGAAGGCAGTGTTGATATCGTTTGGATCAATGGCGAAAACTTCCGTTCGATGAAAGACAACGCTTTGTTGTTTGGCCCGTTCACAGAGTCGCTTCCAAACTGGCAGTACGTCGATAAGTCTTTACCGATTGATGTCGACTTCTCTGAACCAACAGAAGGCCTTGAGGCACCTTGGGGCGTTGGACAACTTGTGTTCATTCACGACCAAGAGACACTACACAACCCGCCACAATCATTTTCAGAGATGTTGAGCTACGCTCAAGCGTTCCCAAACCGTTTGAGCTACCCTCGCCCACCTGAATTTCATGGCACTAGCTTTATCAAGTCTCTATTGATTGAGCTAACAAATAACAACCCAGCGCTGGCTCAACCTGTTTCGGAAGACAACTTCCAAGCGGTAACAGCACCACTTTGGGCTTACCTAGACAAATTCCATAAAGTGGCTTGGCGCGGTGGCAAACAATTCCCTGCAGGTACATCTGAAAGCATCCAACTTCTGGATGATGGACAACTCGACCTCGCGATAACATTCAATCCAAACTCTGTGTATTCAGCACAAGCAAGTGGCCGTTTAGCGGAAACTACCAAGGCTTATGCGTTAGAAAGCGGCGCTTTATCTAACATTCACTTCCTTGCGATTCCTTGGAATGCCAATGCAACGGCAGGCGCTCAAGTGACCATCAACTTCCTATTGAGCCCAGAAGCGCAATCTCGCAAGGGTGACCTTAATGTTTGGGGCGACCCTTCGGTGTTAAGCAGCAAGTACCTGACCGGAAGTGCTAAAAACACTCAGCAATTTAAATCGGTTGATGAACCACACCCAAGCTGGCAAAACGCGCTCGAGAAAGAGTGGCTTAAGCGATACGGTAACTAA
- a CDS encoding META domain-containing protein: MKFSSKKLLAVAALPMMLAACTTTGDNAMQVTPTDLQHHNWELAQIDGKDIEKSEHQATPRLEIGEKMTANGMAGCNNFFGQGELKDGQFRIKQMGMTMKMCQGSAMEIEQSVSATLSEWSDVTLTNDTLVLKNDVHTLTYTIRDWVN, translated from the coding sequence ATGAAGTTTAGTTCAAAAAAATTACTAGCAGTAGCCGCTTTACCTATGATGCTAGCAGCATGCACAACAACAGGTGATAACGCTATGCAAGTAACACCAACCGATCTACAGCACCATAATTGGGAACTTGCGCAAATTGATGGCAAGGACATTGAGAAAAGCGAACATCAAGCAACACCTCGTCTAGAGATCGGCGAAAAGATGACTGCAAACGGCATGGCTGGTTGTAACAACTTCTTTGGTCAGGGCGAACTAAAAGACGGTCAATTCCGTATCAAACAAATGGGCATGACAATGAAAATGTGTCAGGGCTCAGCGATGGAAATCGAACAATCGGTTTCAGCTACTCTAAGCGAGTGGAGCGACGTAACGCTAACTAACGATACGCTAGTACTGAAAAACGATGTACACACGCTAACGTACACGATTCGTGACTGGGTAAACTAA
- a CDS encoding DUF1289 domain-containing protein, with the protein MEQLEFFQVPSPCVGVCSSDEKGYCNGCMRKREERFNWMSMTPAEQLHVIKLCRQRYRRKIMKKNNLVGQPVDEEGSTSPQRDLFG; encoded by the coding sequence GTGGAGCAGTTAGAGTTTTTCCAAGTTCCAAGCCCTTGCGTTGGGGTTTGCTCAAGCGATGAAAAAGGCTATTGCAATGGCTGTATGCGCAAAAGAGAAGAGCGTTTTAATTGGATGTCGATGACACCCGCTGAACAATTGCACGTGATAAAACTGTGTCGTCAGCGCTATAGAAGAAAAATAATGAAGAAAAACAACTTGGTTGGTCAGCCGGTAGACGAAGAGGGAAGTACAAGTCCCCAGAGAGATCTTTTCGGCTAA
- a CDS encoding thiamine-binding protein codes for MVAFQVIPRVKEGNNFEVVDKAIEVVKAADVPFQVGAMETTMKGELNQLLDIIKKAEQACYDAGAVEVITNIKIHSKTTEADDTFCTYHRGVTKANHMFV; via the coding sequence ATGGTTGCCTTCCAAGTGATCCCTCGCGTTAAAGAAGGCAACAATTTCGAAGTCGTTGATAAAGCTATTGAAGTGGTAAAAGCGGCCGATGTTCCATTCCAAGTCGGCGCAATGGAAACCACGATGAAGGGTGAACTCAACCAATTACTCGATATCATCAAAAAGGCCGAACAAGCTTGTTACGACGCAGGGGCTGTTGAAGTCATCACAAACATTAAGATTCATAGTAAGACCACCGAAGCCGATGATACATTTTGTACGTACCATCGAGGTGTAACGAAAGCGAATCATATGTTTGTTTAA